Proteins from a genomic interval of Bombyx mori chromosome 8, ASM3026992v2:
- the LOC101746796 gene encoding 4-hydroxyphenylpyruvate dioxygenase, whose translation MTTYTDKGRKPDDGRFLAFDHVTFWVSNAKQAASYYVTRFGFEPLAYSGLETGSRQISSHAVRMNKIIFVFQAQYEPVETEFVNEVAIHGDFVKDVAFQVENLDYILEYARKQGAKVVKDLWEEKDQYGVVRMATLKTYGSNTHTLVDRSKYTGPFLPGYQLLEKDPISKYLPKVEINFIDHIVGNQPENEMEEAASWYERCLQFHRFWSVDDKQVCTEYSALRSVVMANWEETVKVPINEPAAGKRKSQIQEYVEYHGGAGVQHIAINTEDIITAIENLRERGVEFLSIPSKYYNLIRERLKQSKVRVAESIDVLERLNILIDYDDDGYLLQIFTKNTQDRPTLFLEVIQRRNHNGFGAGNFKTLFESIELEQEKRGNL comes from the exons ATG ACGACTTACACGGACAAGGGCAGAAAGCCGGACGATGGTCGTTTCTTGGCTTTTGACCACGTCACGTTTTGGGTTTCGAACGCCAAACAA GCGGCCAGTTACTACGTGACGAGGTTTGGCTTCGAGCCATTGGCTTACAGCGGTCTGGAGACGGGTTCTAGACAGATTTCGTCTCATGCCGTCAGAATGAATAAG ATAATCTTCGTGTTTCAAGCGCAATATGAGCCTGTGGAAACAGAATTCGTAAACGAAGTGGCAATTCATGGTGACTTCGTGAAAGACGTAGCCTTCCAAGTGGAAAACTTGGACTACATATTGGAGTATGCAAGGAAACAGGGAGCGAAGGTCGTCAAGGATCTGTGGGAAGAAAAAGATCAATACGGCGTTGTCAGAATGGCTACGTTGAAAACG TACGGCAGTAATACTCACACTCTAGTCGATCGTTCTAAATATACCGGACCATTTTTGCCGGGATACCAACTATTAGAGAAAGATCCGATCAGCAAATATTT acCCAAAGTGGAAATAAACTTTATAGATCACATTGTTGGGAACCAGCCAGAGAACGAAATGGAGGAAGCCGCTTCGTGGTACGAAAGATGCCTCCAATTCCACAG ATTCTGGTCAGTTGACGACAAGCAAGTTTGCACAGAATATTCCGCTCTGCGGTCAGTTGTGATGGCGAACTGGGAGGAAACGGTCAAGGTGCCGATCAACGAGCCAGCCGCCGGGAAGAGGAAGAGTCAGATACAGGAATACGTGGAGTACCACGGCGGAGCTGGAGTTCAGCACATCGCTATCAATACAGAGGACATTATTACTGCT ATCGAAAATCTACGCGAGAGAGGCGTAGAATTCCTCTCGATACCTTCAAAATACTACAACCTAATACGGGAACGTTTGAAGCAAAGTAAAGTGCGCGTGGCGGAAAGTATCGATGTTTTGGAACGCCTCAACATACTCATAGATTACGACGACGACGGTTATCTACTGCAAATCTTCACGAAGAACACTCAAGACAGACCCACGCTCTTCTTAGAGGTCATACAACGGCGGAATCACAAT GGCTTCGGGGCGGGTAACTTCAAAACTCTATTCGAATCAATAGAGTTGGAACAGGAAAAACGCGGCAACTTGTGA